A region of Propionispora hippei DSM 15287 DNA encodes the following proteins:
- a CDS encoding flavodoxin family protein: MKVVAFNGSPKKEGNTYTALRLVAQELEKAGIDVDIVHVGNSTIHGCIACNGCARNLNEKCVIATDSVNEWIQKMKQADGILLGSPVYFSGIAGTMKSFLDRAFYVTSVNGGMLRHKVGASVVAVRRSGGLPTYQQLNNFINYAEMLVPTSNYWNVIHGTAPGEANQDEEGKQIMRVLGKNMAWLLKLAESGKANLPEPAAEEKVFMNFIH; encoded by the coding sequence ATGAAAGTTGTTGCATTTAACGGAAGTCCTAAAAAAGAAGGAAATACTTATACCGCGTTGCGCCTGGTAGCGCAGGAACTAGAGAAAGCAGGCATTGATGTGGACATTGTGCATGTCGGTAACTCAACTATACACGGCTGTATTGCCTGTAACGGCTGTGCCAGAAACCTAAATGAAAAATGTGTTATCGCTACCGATTCCGTAAACGAATGGATTCAAAAAATGAAACAGGCCGATGGCATTCTTCTCGGTTCTCCCGTCTATTTTTCCGGTATTGCCGGCACGATGAAATCCTTTCTGGACCGTGCTTTCTATGTCACCTCGGTAAACGGCGGTATGCTCCGTCACAAGGTGGGTGCCAGTGTTGTCGCCGTCAGACGTTCCGGCGGCCTTCCCACCTACCAGCAGCTTAACAATTTCATTAATTATGCCGAAATGCTGGTACCCACCTCGAACTATTGGAATGTCATTCACGGAACAGCACCTGGCGAGGCCAATCAGGATGAAGAAGGAAAACAGATTATGCGGGTATTGGGTAAAAATATGGCCTGGCTGCTAAAACTGGCTGAATCCGGGAAAGCAAATTTGCCTGAGCCGGCAGCCGAAGAAAAAGTATTTATGAACTTTATTCACTAG
- a CDS encoding S-layer homology domain-containing protein: MKKKLAVALALMFVTTTAGTVFAAENNPFSSIPTNHWAYQSVNKLVKAGLIDGYGDGDFRGDKPITRYEMASLVAKAMSNEEKADAGLKSELTKLESEFSGELQNLGVRVTTLEKNQPNFKMNGTFDTRYTAKKTEDGASDVKGEYRLRLNGEAKVDSKTSFGVRLVNNAPNGSNFSNNTWTTFGKPDNDQDSSTFRIDRAFLTTKLGISDLTVGRQALKLDANDLLMDSGAYSFDGVKSAVKLNKKVTVTSNYGRLASGVTFLNSKKVDISAAGAYYENYKNIDVTSLGINYADKNFNGGITYAQLKNYSSDLDLKKWVAVNAGYLVNPKLSVAAEYVTNSADPVSTVVTGGDNAWYAKVLYGDQALKKEGQQNVALKYYDVGANSIVPAFFGPDPLTRNGNGHDFKGLGLDYNYAFSPTFGGELNYYKIDDKVTSTNSSYHYYRAALHVKF, encoded by the coding sequence ATGAAAAAGAAGTTAGCTGTTGCCTTAGCACTTATGTTTGTAACCACTACGGCTGGAACGGTGTTTGCTGCGGAAAACAATCCGTTTAGCAGCATTCCTACCAACCACTGGGCCTATCAATCGGTTAATAAACTGGTAAAAGCCGGTCTGATTGACGGATACGGCGACGGTGATTTCCGTGGCGACAAACCCATCACCCGTTATGAAATGGCCAGTCTGGTAGCCAAAGCCATGTCCAACGAAGAGAAAGCTGATGCCGGTTTAAAAAGCGAACTGACCAAGCTGGAGTCTGAGTTTTCCGGTGAACTGCAAAACCTCGGCGTTCGCGTAACGACTTTGGAAAAAAATCAACCGAATTTCAAAATGAACGGGACTTTTGATACCCGCTATACGGCGAAAAAGACTGAAGATGGTGCGAGTGATGTTAAAGGTGAATATCGGTTAAGATTAAATGGCGAAGCGAAGGTAGACAGCAAAACCTCTTTTGGTGTACGCTTGGTTAACAATGCACCGAACGGTTCGAACTTTAGCAATAACACATGGACGACGTTTGGCAAACCGGATAATGATCAAGATAGTTCTACTTTCCGCATTGACCGTGCTTTTCTGACTACTAAGCTTGGTATATCTGACCTTACTGTTGGTCGTCAGGCATTAAAGCTCGATGCCAATGATTTGTTAATGGACAGTGGTGCCTATAGTTTTGACGGTGTTAAGTCGGCAGTAAAACTTAACAAAAAGGTTACTGTTACATCCAATTATGGCCGTTTGGCCAGTGGCGTGACTTTTTTAAACAGTAAGAAAGTGGATATAAGTGCAGCCGGAGCGTATTATGAAAACTATAAAAATATAGACGTTACTTCCTTGGGCATTAATTACGCTGATAAGAACTTCAACGGGGGTATAACCTATGCTCAATTGAAGAATTACTCCAGCGATTTGGATCTGAAAAAATGGGTGGCTGTAAATGCGGGCTATCTGGTAAATCCTAAACTATCAGTTGCTGCTGAATACGTTACCAATAGCGCTGATCCGGTAAGCACTGTCGTAACCGGCGGTGATAATGCATGGTATGCCAAGGTTCTGTATGGTGATCAGGCATTGAAAAAAGAAGGCCAACAAAATGTAGCCCTGAAATATTATGATGTAGGTGCTAATTCTATTGTGCCAGCCTTCTTTGGACCCGATCCGTTGACTAGAAATGGTAACGGTCATGATTTTAAAGGATTAGGACTTGACTATAATTATGCCTTCAGCCCAACTTTTGGCGGTGAATTGAACTACTATAAAATTGATGATAAAGTAACCAGCACTAACAGCAGCTACCACTACTACCGCGCCGCTTTACATGTGAAATTTTAA
- a CDS encoding dicarboxylate/amino acid:cation symporter, producing the protein MKQPIYKYLYFQVLFAIGVGVLLGHFYPSLAVQMKPFGDGFIKLIKMIITPIIFCTVVVGIAGMGSMKKVGRVGGKALLYFELVSSVALVIGLIIVNVVQPGVGMNADISSLDANAVSSYTKEAATHTTVDFLMNIIPNTVVDAFAKGDILQVLLFAMLFGFGLSAMGDKGNRLLGLIDEVSHVLFAIVNLIMKVAPLGAFGAMSFTIGKYGLASLLPLAKLMGSFYLTCLLFIFIVLGLIARFTGFNIFQFINYIKEELLIVLGTSSSESALPGIMRKLENLGCSKSVVGLVIPTGYSFNLDGTSIYLTMAAIFVAQATNTDLNLTHQLTILAVLLLTSKGASGVTGSGFVTLAATLSAIPAIPVAGLALILGIDRFMSEARALTNLIGNGVATVVVSKWENELDKEKLQRVLKES; encoded by the coding sequence ATGAAACAACCTATTTACAAATATCTTTATTTCCAAGTTCTATTCGCTATTGGAGTCGGGGTTCTTTTAGGACATTTCTATCCATCGCTGGCCGTACAAATGAAACCGTTTGGTGATGGCTTCATTAAATTAATCAAGATGATCATTACGCCGATTATTTTTTGTACCGTTGTGGTCGGCATCGCCGGTATGGGTTCTATGAAAAAGGTCGGCCGTGTCGGCGGCAAAGCCCTGCTGTATTTCGAACTGGTCTCCAGCGTAGCTTTGGTTATCGGCCTGATTATTGTCAATGTCGTTCAGCCCGGCGTCGGCATGAATGCCGATATCAGTTCGCTGGATGCCAATGCAGTCTCCTCCTATACGAAAGAGGCCGCAACGCACACAACGGTGGATTTCCTGATGAATATTATCCCCAATACCGTTGTTGACGCTTTTGCCAAGGGCGACATCCTGCAAGTATTGCTGTTTGCCATGTTATTCGGTTTCGGTCTGTCGGCCATGGGTGATAAAGGCAACCGCCTGCTGGGACTTATTGATGAAGTTTCCCATGTGCTGTTTGCCATCGTTAATCTGATTATGAAAGTTGCCCCGCTGGGAGCTTTTGGCGCTATGTCTTTCACCATCGGGAAATACGGACTGGCCTCGCTGCTGCCGCTGGCTAAACTAATGGGCAGCTTTTATCTGACCTGTTTACTGTTTATTTTTATCGTACTTGGCCTGATCGCCCGCTTTACCGGTTTTAATATTTTCCAGTTTATCAATTATATCAAGGAAGAACTGTTGATTGTCCTGGGCACATCTTCTTCCGAAAGCGCTTTACCGGGGATCATGCGTAAACTGGAAAATCTGGGCTGCTCCAAATCGGTGGTCGGCCTGGTTATCCCGACCGGTTATTCCTTTAACCTGGACGGCACTTCCATTTATTTGACCATGGCGGCTATCTTTGTGGCCCAAGCCACGAACACCGACCTTAACCTAACTCATCAATTGACCATTCTGGCCGTTCTCCTGCTAACCTCCAAGGGAGCTTCCGGCGTAACCGGCAGCGGTTTTGTTACACTGGCGGCTACCTTATCGGCCATTCCCGCCATCCCTGTCGCCGGCCTGGCCTTGATTCTGGGTATCGACCGGTTTATGTCCGAGGCCAGGGCCTTAACCAATTTGATTGGCAATGGTGTCGCTACCGTAGTGGTATCCAAATGGGAAAATGAACTGGACAAGGAAAAACTCCAGCGCGTATTAAAGGAATCATAA
- a CDS encoding 1-deoxy-D-xylulose-5-phosphate reductoisomerase, translating to MAKNIAILGSTGSIGTQTLDVVRHVPGLKVWGLTAHENIDLLEKQVVEFEPVLVAVMNERKAEELSMRLSGRKVTVLAGLEGLVQVATMTEIDTVVTSVVGNVGLKPTFAAIQAGKDIALANKETLVSAGELMINAVKQYQVNMYPVDSEHSAIFQCLQGNSGNPISRLLLTASGGPFRGRTQNELKHVTAADALKHPNWSMGKKISIDSATLMNKGLEVIEAKWLFDVELSQIEVLVHPQSIVHSAVEYEDHSIIAQLGEHDMRVAIQYALTYPERVVNPYPKVDFTVRNNLTFEKPDMETFRCLKLAYQAIETGGTMCAVLNGANEVAVERFLAGEIGFLDIAAVIERTMQAHAVIYQYSLEDLLAADEWAKQHAAQIRF from the coding sequence TTGGCAAAAAACATAGCAATATTAGGATCGACAGGCTCGATTGGGACACAGACCCTGGATGTGGTAAGACATGTTCCGGGGCTGAAAGTCTGGGGTTTGACGGCCCATGAAAATATAGATTTGCTGGAAAAGCAGGTGGTGGAGTTTGAACCTGTTCTAGTTGCCGTTATGAATGAGCGAAAAGCGGAAGAACTCAGTATGAGGCTAAGCGGCAGAAAGGTAACAGTGCTCGCCGGTTTGGAAGGACTTGTGCAAGTGGCGACGATGACGGAAATCGACACCGTAGTGACTTCGGTAGTGGGCAATGTGGGATTAAAGCCGACCTTTGCGGCGATCCAGGCCGGCAAGGACATCGCCTTGGCTAATAAGGAAACTCTGGTATCGGCCGGCGAATTAATGATCAATGCAGTCAAACAGTATCAGGTTAATATGTATCCGGTCGACAGCGAGCATTCCGCCATATTTCAGTGTCTCCAGGGTAACAGCGGCAATCCGATCAGCCGGCTGCTATTGACGGCTTCGGGGGGGCCGTTCCGGGGCAGAACCCAAAATGAGTTAAAACATGTAACTGCCGCGGATGCCTTAAAACATCCAAACTGGAGTATGGGTAAAAAGATCAGTATTGATTCAGCTACCTTGATGAACAAGGGGCTGGAAGTGATTGAGGCCAAATGGCTGTTTGATGTGGAGCTTTCCCAGATTGAGGTGCTGGTGCATCCGCAGAGCATTGTTCACTCAGCGGTGGAATATGAAGATCATTCGATTATTGCGCAGCTTGGCGAGCATGATATGCGTGTGGCCATTCAATATGCTCTCACTTATCCGGAGCGGGTAGTCAATCCCTATCCGAAAGTGGATTTTACGGTTAGAAATAACCTTACCTTTGAAAAACCGGACATGGAAACCTTTCGTTGCCTAAAGCTGGCCTACCAGGCTATCGAAACAGGCGGTACGATGTGTGCCGTATTAAACGGTGCCAATGAGGTAGCGGTAGAGCGCTTCCTGGCCGGTGAAATCGGCTTCTTGGATATTGCCGCCGTGATTGAGCGGACCATGCAGGCCCATGCAGTAATTTATCAGTACAGCCTGGAAGACCTGCTTGCCGCTGACGAGTGGGCCAAGCAGCATGCGGCGCAAATTAGATTCTAA
- a CDS encoding ferritin-like domain-containing protein, translated as MNLFDFALTMELDGEAYYKELAAKTSHPDLKAVLEGLAAEERRHYNIIKAAQSGEWGTVPEQPALSDVPNVFADKTFELVDQECTIPRLKAESIDLYRAALDKEKESVTLYQELGQKAANPEEKTLCQKLREEEQKHVELMDNIIEMLNRVQDWVESAEFNHQEIY; from the coding sequence ATGAACCTGTTTGATTTTGCCTTGACCATGGAACTGGATGGGGAGGCCTATTATAAGGAACTGGCCGCCAAGACTTCACATCCTGACTTAAAAGCCGTGTTGGAGGGGCTGGCGGCGGAAGAACGGCGCCATTATAATATTATCAAGGCAGCCCAAAGCGGGGAGTGGGGGACCGTGCCGGAGCAGCCGGCGCTGTCTGACGTGCCGAATGTCTTTGCTGACAAAACGTTTGAGCTGGTTGATCAGGAGTGTACTATCCCAAGGCTTAAAGCGGAGTCTATTGATCTGTACCGGGCGGCGCTGGATAAGGAAAAAGAGAGCGTAACTCTGTATCAGGAACTGGGTCAAAAGGCGGCAAATCCGGAGGAAAAGACGCTTTGCCAAAAGCTAAGGGAAGAGGAACAAAAGCATGTGGAGTTAATGGATAATATCATTGAAATGTTAAACCGTGTACAGGATTGGGTCGAGTCGGCCGAATTTAATCATCAGGAAATATACTAA
- a CDS encoding anaerobic ribonucleoside triphosphate reductase, with product MITTIVKRDGREVPFNLEKISTAINKALQAAGNGDERLAMTLAGQVAQEASQVKTNSPSVEEIQDIVEKVLIDADLSKAAKAYILYRAERTRAREMNTRLMKTYEEITHSDSRESNLKRDNANIDGDTAMGSMLKYGSEGAKIYNEMYMLKPEHAKAHRDGDIHIHDFEFYTLTTTCCQIDIQKLFKDGFSTGHGYLREPNDIASYSALACIAIQSNQNDQHGGQSIPNFDYGLSDGVRKTFARKYLDSLIQILSFSAGNKQEVKDLVAAAANDIGERLHLTPEISNTNGYLTEEAALLSRTIDAALLQKAQAFAFEQALAETDRATYQAMEALIHNLNTMHSRAGAQVPFSSINYGTDTSPEGRLVIKNVMLATEAGLGYGETPIFPIQIFKIKEGVNYHPTDPNYDLFKLACRVSAKRLFPNFSFIDAPFNFQYYKEGQPETEIAYMGCRTRVIGNVNDPTREIVYSRGNLSFTSINLPRLGIESNTIPEFYTRLDHLIDLCIDQLLDRFEIQCRKKVRNFPFLMGDGVWLDSEKLGPDDEIREVLKHGTLTVGFIGLAECLKALTGKHHGESEEMQRLGLEIIAHMRRRMDDAAAKYRLNFSLIATPAEGLSGRFIEIDRKRFGSLPGITEREYYTNSFHIPVYYPLSAFEKIGLEAPYHKLTNGGHITYIELDGDPSDNLDAFESVIRCMKEQGVGYGSINHPVDRDPVCGYKGIIGETCPKCGRSETGSVPFERIRRITGYLVGTLDRFNNAKRAEVRDRYKHFNVNKNH from the coding sequence ATGATTACAACTATAGTAAAACGTGACGGACGGGAAGTTCCCTTCAATCTGGAAAAAATCAGTACAGCTATTAACAAAGCCCTGCAGGCAGCAGGCAACGGTGACGAAAGACTGGCGATGACCTTAGCTGGGCAAGTTGCCCAGGAGGCATCACAGGTTAAAACGAATTCTCCTTCGGTGGAAGAAATTCAGGACATTGTTGAAAAAGTCCTGATCGACGCCGACCTGTCAAAAGCAGCCAAAGCGTATATTCTCTACCGGGCGGAACGGACCAGGGCCCGGGAAATGAACACTCGCCTGATGAAAACCTACGAGGAAATCACCCATAGCGATTCCCGGGAAAGCAACCTAAAACGGGATAATGCCAATATTGACGGCGACACGGCCATGGGTTCCATGCTGAAGTATGGCTCCGAAGGCGCTAAAATCTATAATGAAATGTATATGCTCAAACCGGAGCATGCCAAGGCTCACCGCGATGGTGATATTCATATTCACGATTTTGAGTTTTATACACTAACCACCACCTGTTGTCAAATTGATATCCAAAAATTATTTAAAGACGGCTTCTCCACCGGTCACGGCTACCTGCGTGAACCAAACGATATTGCCAGCTATTCGGCACTGGCCTGTATCGCCATCCAGTCCAACCAAAACGACCAGCATGGTGGACAAAGCATTCCCAATTTTGACTATGGTCTGTCCGATGGCGTCCGTAAAACCTTTGCCCGGAAATACCTGGATAGTCTAATCCAGATTCTTTCCTTCTCTGCCGGGAACAAACAGGAAGTTAAGGACCTGGTGGCCGCGGCCGCCAATGATATTGGCGAACGCCTTCACCTGACACCGGAAATTTCCAACACCAACGGCTATCTGACGGAAGAAGCGGCGCTCCTTTCCCGTACCATTGATGCCGCTCTGCTGCAAAAGGCCCAGGCCTTTGCTTTTGAGCAAGCCCTGGCCGAAACCGACCGGGCGACCTATCAAGCGATGGAAGCGCTTATTCACAACTTAAATACCATGCACAGCCGCGCCGGAGCGCAGGTTCCGTTCAGCTCGATCAATTACGGCACCGATACTTCACCGGAAGGACGGCTGGTCATCAAAAATGTTATGCTGGCGACCGAAGCTGGCCTGGGCTATGGAGAAACTCCGATTTTCCCAATCCAAATATTTAAAATCAAAGAGGGCGTTAACTATCACCCCACCGATCCTAACTACGACCTGTTCAAACTGGCCTGCCGGGTCAGCGCCAAACGGCTCTTCCCCAACTTCTCGTTTATTGATGCTCCGTTTAATTTCCAATATTACAAAGAAGGACAACCTGAAACCGAAATCGCCTATATGGGCTGCCGAACCCGCGTCATCGGCAATGTGAACGATCCCACCCGCGAGATCGTCTACAGCCGGGGCAACCTTAGCTTTACTTCCATCAATTTGCCGCGCCTTGGTATTGAAAGCAACACCATACCGGAATTTTATACCCGTCTGGATCATTTGATTGATTTATGCATTGATCAACTATTGGACCGGTTTGAAATACAGTGCCGCAAAAAAGTCCGTAATTTCCCCTTCCTGATGGGGGATGGCGTTTGGCTTGATTCGGAAAAGCTGGGTCCCGATGACGAAATACGGGAAGTGCTAAAGCATGGTACCTTGACGGTTGGTTTTATCGGATTGGCCGAATGCCTTAAAGCCCTAACGGGAAAACATCATGGCGAATCGGAAGAAATGCAACGGCTCGGCCTGGAAATCATCGCTCATATGCGCCGCCGCATGGACGATGCAGCGGCCAAATACCGGTTGAACTTCTCCTTAATCGCCACACCGGCGGAAGGTCTGTCAGGAAGATTTATTGAAATCGACCGTAAACGTTTCGGCAGCCTGCCAGGCATCACCGAGCGCGAATATTACACCAACTCCTTCCATATTCCCGTGTACTATCCGCTCAGCGCCTTTGAAAAAATCGGTCTGGAAGCCCCCTATCACAAGCTTACCAACGGCGGCCACATTACCTACATCGAGCTGGATGGCGACCCTTCCGATAACCTTGACGCCTTTGAATCGGTTATCCGCTGCATGAAGGAACAAGGTGTAGGCTACGGTTCGATCAACCATCCGGTCGATCGTGACCCCGTATGCGGCTATAAAGGAATCATCGGCGAAACCTGCCCCAAATGCGGCCGCAGTGAGACCGGCTCTGTACCGTTTGAACGGATTCGCCGCATCACCGGCTACCTTGTGGGTACGCTTGACCGGTTCAACAACGCCAAGCGGGCCGAAGTCAGAGATAGATACAAGCACTTTAATGTCAATAAAAATCACTGA
- a CDS encoding glycoside hydrolase family 18 protein yields the protein MRKWTILLLTFVVSVFIAFPVAAQNSSTSPRVIAYLAAWTNWSAQSFDANKLTHINLSFARIENGKIANTVIDGKAVGDAHYAELHKMKEKNPNLKVLIAVGGWGGDGFSDAAATPEAREIFAQSAADYIQQYNIDGIDMDWEYPVNGAWGTIKSRPEDKQNFTLLMQALRDKLDLLGTKTGKHYLLSYAANISPWYLDNTEPAKLASIVDYVNLMTYDLHGGWEAQTGHHTPLLNSIYDKSGIGGSMDGVLRYLHSGFTSDKINLGVAFYGRFWPGVDNKNHGLYQKASQQGAGDIKYCDLVEKYNAANGFIRYWDASAQAPYLFNANKGIFVTYDDPQSIKAKADFVKKYELGGIFTWELSSDKDGVLLTSMYSVTK from the coding sequence GTGAGAAAGTGGACAATTTTACTGTTAACTTTCGTAGTTTCCGTCTTTATTGCATTTCCGGTGGCTGCTCAAAATAGCAGCACCTCGCCGAGGGTGATCGCCTATCTGGCAGCCTGGACAAACTGGTCGGCCCAAAGTTTTGACGCTAACAAGCTGACCCATATTAATCTGTCCTTTGCCAGAATCGAAAATGGAAAAATCGCCAACACAGTCATTGACGGCAAGGCTGTGGGAGATGCTCACTATGCTGAACTACATAAAATGAAAGAAAAAAATCCCAATCTTAAAGTACTGATTGCCGTTGGCGGCTGGGGCGGCGATGGCTTCTCCGATGCGGCGGCGACACCGGAGGCCCGGGAAATCTTTGCCCAAAGTGCGGCAGATTATATCCAGCAGTATAACATCGACGGTATTGATATGGACTGGGAATATCCTGTTAACGGCGCCTGGGGAACTATTAAAAGCAGGCCGGAAGATAAACAAAACTTCACTTTGTTAATGCAGGCTCTTCGTGATAAACTGGACCTGCTGGGAACCAAAACCGGCAAACATTATCTTTTATCCTACGCCGCTAACATCAGCCCCTGGTATCTTGATAATACCGAACCGGCTAAGCTGGCAAGCATCGTAGATTATGTGAATCTGATGACCTATGATCTCCATGGCGGCTGGGAGGCACAAACAGGGCATCATACACCTCTGCTCAACAGCATTTATGATAAAAGCGGTATTGGCGGAAGTATGGACGGCGTACTGCGGTACTTACACAGCGGCTTTACTTCGGATAAGATCAATCTGGGAGTGGCCTTCTATGGACGTTTCTGGCCAGGCGTTGACAACAAGAATCATGGCCTATATCAAAAAGCCTCTCAACAAGGAGCCGGCGATATAAAATACTGTGACTTAGTAGAAAAATACAATGCCGCCAATGGTTTTATCCGTTATTGGGACGCCAGCGCGCAGGCACCTTATCTGTTTAACGCCAATAAAGGAATCTTTGTAACCTACGATGATCCCCAATCAATTAAAGCCAAGGCTGACTTCGTCAAAAAATATGAACTCGGCGGCATCTTTACCTGGGAACTCAGCAGTGATAAAGACGGCGTCCTTTTAACAAGCATGTATAGCGTCACAAAATAA
- the treR gene encoding trehalose operon repressor: MDSKYISIYHEILAKIEDGEMAAGSKLPSETEMISEYGVSRDTIRKALHLLEQNGYIQRIQGKGSFVLDINKLSFPVSGLTSFKELAQKMTEPCLTLVKELEKIPADEFTREQLKLPEQAEVWKTVRVRQIGGKKIILDKDFLDARYVPELTQAICEDSIYEHLETKLGLKIGFAQKEVTVQQATQEDKKYLDFENYNMVVVVKNYTYLEDMTLFQYTESRHRPDKFKFVGFARRS; this comes from the coding sequence ATGGATAGTAAATATATCAGTATTTATCATGAAATACTGGCAAAAATCGAAGATGGCGAAATGGCTGCCGGCAGCAAGCTGCCATCGGAAACCGAAATGATTAGCGAATATGGCGTTTCGCGGGACACTATCCGCAAAGCGCTTCATTTGCTGGAGCAGAACGGGTATATACAAAGAATCCAGGGGAAGGGTTCTTTTGTCCTGGACATCAATAAACTCAGTTTCCCCGTATCGGGTCTGACCAGTTTTAAAGAGCTGGCGCAAAAAATGACGGAACCATGTCTCACGCTGGTAAAAGAACTGGAAAAAATCCCGGCTGATGAGTTTACCAGGGAACAACTGAAATTGCCGGAGCAGGCTGAAGTCTGGAAGACGGTCCGGGTCCGGCAGATCGGCGGGAAAAAGATTATTCTGGATAAGGATTTTCTTGATGCCCGCTATGTGCCTGAACTGACGCAGGCCATTTGTGAGGATTCCATTTATGAGCATCTGGAAACCAAGTTGGGCCTCAAAATCGGCTTTGCCCAGAAAGAAGTCACTGTGCAGCAAGCTACGCAAGAGGATAAAAAATATCTGGATTTTGAAAACTATAACATGGTCGTGGTAGTGAAAAACTATACCTATTTGGAAGATATGACTTTGTTTCAGTACACCGAATCAAGGCACCGGCCGGATAAATTCAAATTTGTCGGTTTCGCCCGGCGAAGCTAA
- the treC gene encoding alpha,alpha-phosphotrehalase — protein MKDFKKSIVYQIYPKSFKDSNGDGIGDLPGVTAKLDYLKQLGVDYIWLNPFYVSPQKDNGYDVADYCAIDKTFGTMADFEELVRTAKKLDIEIMLDMVFNHTSTEHCWFKQALAGDERYKNYYIFLEPKEGNEPTNWQSKFGGSAWQYVKEHNAYYLHLFDITQADLNWKNEAVRQEIYEIVRFWLAKGVKGFRLDVINLISKPDVYQDDNEGDGRRFYADGQQIHEYLKELNRETFGRYEDVITVGEMSSTSLDNCIRYSNPEEKELSMVFSFHHLKVDYKDGEKWALMDFDFKQLKQILNLWQVTMQEENGWNALFWCNHDQPRIVSRFGDDRLYRKESAKMLATTIHFMRGTPYIFQGEEIGMTNPYFDAIEMYRDVESVNRYALLKQEGWQEQDILRVLQAKSRDNSRTPMQWDDSAQAGFTSNTPWINVNQNYTEINVKNDLQAKGSVFHYYRQLIKLRKEYDIIAYGEYKPILAEHDQIFAYLREYKNEKLLVINNFYGRETVFTLPEDIKISQYKSNILIANYGDAARDCKSVVLRPYESIVYHLVK, from the coding sequence ATGAAAGATTTTAAAAAAAGTATTGTGTACCAAATTTATCCCAAATCCTTCAAGGATTCGAACGGCGACGGTATCGGTGATTTGCCGGGCGTAACGGCGAAACTGGATTATCTGAAGCAATTAGGCGTGGACTATATCTGGCTAAATCCCTTTTATGTATCGCCGCAAAAAGACAACGGCTATGATGTGGCCGATTACTGCGCTATTGATAAGACCTTTGGCACCATGGCTGACTTTGAAGAATTGGTCCGCACGGCGAAGAAGCTGGATATTGAAATTATGCTGGATATGGTGTTTAACCACACTTCTACCGAACACTGCTGGTTTAAACAGGCCCTGGCCGGAGATGAACGTTATAAGAATTACTATATCTTCCTGGAGCCGAAGGAGGGAAACGAGCCGACGAACTGGCAATCTAAATTTGGCGGTTCAGCCTGGCAATATGTAAAAGAGCACAATGCCTATTATCTCCATCTGTTTGACATAACCCAGGCCGATTTGAACTGGAAGAATGAAGCGGTCAGACAAGAAATTTATGAAATTGTTCGTTTTTGGCTGGCAAAGGGCGTCAAAGGCTTCCGGCTCGATGTGATTAATTTGATTTCCAAACCCGATGTGTACCAGGATGACAACGAGGGTGACGGCAGACGTTTTTATGCCGACGGACAGCAGATACATGAATATTTGAAGGAGTTAAACCGGGAGACCTTTGGCCGGTATGAAGATGTCATAACGGTGGGAGAAATGTCCTCCACCTCACTGGATAATTGTATCCGCTACTCCAATCCCGAAGAAAAAGAGCTATCCATGGTTTTTAGTTTCCACCATCTGAAGGTTGATTACAAAGACGGGGAAAAGTGGGCGCTCATGGATTTTGATTTTAAGCAATTAAAACAAATCCTAAATCTGTGGCAGGTTACCATGCAGGAGGAAAACGGCTGGAATGCCCTGTTCTGGTGCAATCATGATCAGCCCCGTATCGTATCCCGGTTTGGCGATGACCGGCTGTATCGCAAAGAGTCGGCCAAGATGCTGGCTACCACTATTCATTTCATGCGGGGTACGCCGTATATTTTTCAGGGCGAGGAAATTGGCATGACCAATCCTTATTTTGACGCTATTGAAATGTACCGGGATGTGGAGTCCGTCAACCGCTATGCCCTGCTTAAGCAAGAGGGCTGGCAGGAGCAGGATATCCTCCGCGTGCTGCAGGCAAAATCAAGGGATAATTCGCGCACGCCCATGCAATGGGATGATAGCGCCCAGGCCGGCTTTACCAGCAACACACCGTGGATTAATGTCAATCAAAACTATACCGAAATCAATGTGAAAAATGATTTACAGGCAAAGGGATCGGTCTTTCACTACTACCGGCAGTTGATCAAATTAAGAAAAGAATACGATATTATTGCCTATGGGGAATATAAGCCTATCCTCGCAGAGCATGATCAGATATTTGCTTATCTGCGGGAATATAAGAATGAAAAACTGCTGGTTATCAATAATTTCTATGGCCGGGAAACGGTGTTCACTTTGCCTGAGGATATAAAGATCAGTCAGTACAAGAGCAACATATTGATAGCCAATTACGGCGATGCCGCCAGGGATTGTAAAAGTGTAGTTTTGCGGCCCTACGAGTCCATAGTCTATCATCTTGTGAAATAA